One Solea solea chromosome 5, fSolSol10.1, whole genome shotgun sequence genomic window carries:
- the marveld3 gene encoding MARVEL domain-containing protein 3: MPERGRHHHRSDVYTENKSRDRDRDRDRDYSPHGGGRASYDSGGRDQRPRDMDTRGSAGDRRDVTSASHREPAAYRDHRHEHEGPSKLSRETPVHHAEQEDEYYVQQHRQALYNLRYILTSRGLCQLMEVFVNLLIIICAGVPYSNNGGYRDLASLGGIYYYHFGGANAFTGADADRVKELDRLFHQLKRPPYVFAMACGGVLMIYAFVMLGLGIFRVPYRCPPVLLGEALLNFLIGLGYIPALAFYFIKLQETYNNPICTEREEMYKSKGHKGFECRVHGADIAGGLFGATGVFVFIFGAVLAVRAFRSVRDRKQQRTNEDNHF; encoded by the exons ATGCCAGAGAGGGGAAGACACCACCACAGGAGCGATGTGTACACGGAGAACAAGAGcagagatagagacagagacagagacagagactatTCACCTCATGGAGGAGGCCGCGCTTCATATGACAGCGGAGGACGCGACCAGAGGCCGAGAGACATGGACACAAGAGGCTCTGCTGGTGACAGGAGGGACGTGACGAGTGCCTCTCACAGGGAGCCAGCTGCTTACAGAGACCACAGACATGAACATGAAGGACCCTCCAAACT GTCCAGAGAGACACCGGTGCACCACGCTGAGCAGGAGGACGAGTATTATGTGCAACAACACAGACAGGCTCTCTACAACCTGAGGTACATCTTAACAAGTAGAG GTCTGTGTCAGCTCATGGAGGTATTTGTGAACCTGCTGATCATCATCTGTGCCGGAGTGCCTTACAGCAACAACGGGGGTTACCGTGACCTGGCCAGCCTCGGCGGAATCTACTATTATCACTTTGGCGGAGCCAACGCGTTCACTGGAGCCGACGCAGACCGAGTGAAGGAGCTGGACCGGCTGTTCCATCAGCTCAAACGCCCACCGTACGTCTTCGCCATGGCCTGCGGGGGGGTTTTAATGATCTACGCCTTTGTCATGCTCGGCCTGGGGATTTTCCGCGTCCCTTACCGCTGCCCTCCCGTGCTGCTGGGTGAGGCTCTGCTGAACTTCCTGATCGGCCTGGGTTACATCCCCGCTCTGGCCTTCTACTTCATTAAGCTGCAGGAAACCTACAATAATCCCatctgcacagagagagaggagatgtaCAAGAGCAAAGGGCACAAGGGCTTCGAGTGTCGGGTGCACGGGGCGGACATCGCAGGAGGCCTCTTTGGGGCGACCGgggtgtttgttttcatctttgGTGCAGTGTTAGCCGTCAGAGCTTTCAGGTCAGTGCGCGACAGGAAGCAGCAAAGAACAAACGAGGACAATCATTTTTAG